From a single Agrobacterium tumefaciens genomic region:
- a CDS encoding RsmB/NOP family class I SAM-dependent RNA methyltransferase, with translation MRLGGRLAGAIEVLADIEGRKRPVADALKDWGLAHRFAGSGDRAAIGNIVYDALRMKLSHAWLMDDDSAASLGYAVLLRQWGKSFSELAAEFDGDKFAPAAPDEQRQQAFLSRSLGDAPAHIQGDIPEWVQSSFETAFGENWLTEAQALNERPTLDLRANTLKATREKVLKALEESGAEGTRIARQGVRIPAGEGPSRLPNVTAELSFQKGWFEVQDEGSQIVADLAGAHEGEQILDYCAGGGGKTLAMAASMNNKGQVHAFDADRKRLAPIIERLKRAGTRNVQVHDRTAGLVPFQGKFDRVLVDAPCTGTGTWRRRPDTKWRLTARNLEERVQQQSEALSQAKGFVRPGGELLYVTCSVLPEENEQQVRRFCEENPEFVIGSALERWQTTFGANANKPHSSDGKTVTLTPATTDTDGFFFCLMKRKA, from the coding sequence ATGCGTTTGGGCGGGCGTTTGGCCGGAGCAATCGAAGTATTGGCGGATATTGAAGGGCGCAAACGTCCTGTCGCCGATGCATTGAAGGACTGGGGGCTTGCCCATCGTTTCGCAGGCTCCGGTGACCGGGCTGCGATCGGCAACATCGTCTATGACGCCTTGCGCATGAAGCTGTCACACGCCTGGCTGATGGATGACGACAGCGCCGCCTCGCTGGGCTATGCCGTGCTGCTGCGCCAATGGGGCAAAAGCTTTTCGGAACTGGCGGCGGAATTCGATGGCGACAAGTTCGCCCCCGCCGCGCCAGACGAACAAAGGCAGCAGGCCTTTCTTTCCCGCTCTCTCGGTGATGCACCGGCCCATATTCAGGGTGATATTCCCGAATGGGTGCAATCTTCCTTCGAAACGGCATTTGGCGAAAACTGGCTCACTGAAGCGCAGGCGCTGAATGAGCGGCCAACCCTTGACCTGCGCGCCAACACGCTGAAGGCAACCCGCGAAAAAGTTTTGAAGGCGCTCGAGGAAAGCGGCGCGGAAGGCACCCGTATCGCCCGTCAGGGCGTGCGCATCCCCGCCGGCGAAGGTCCTTCCCGCCTGCCGAATGTGACCGCCGAACTGTCCTTCCAGAAGGGCTGGTTCGAAGTGCAGGACGAAGGCTCGCAGATTGTTGCCGATCTCGCCGGCGCGCATGAGGGCGAACAAATCCTCGATTATTGCGCCGGAGGCGGCGGCAAGACGCTGGCCATGGCTGCCAGCATGAACAATAAAGGCCAGGTTCACGCCTTCGATGCCGACCGCAAGCGACTCGCGCCGATCATCGAGCGGCTGAAACGAGCCGGCACCCGCAACGTGCAGGTTCATGACCGTACCGCCGGGCTTGTGCCCTTCCAGGGAAAATTCGACCGCGTTCTGGTGGATGCGCCGTGCACCGGCACCGGGACATGGCGCCGCCGCCCCGACACCAAATGGCGGCTGACAGCACGCAATCTGGAAGAACGCGTGCAGCAGCAGAGTGAGGCACTTTCGCAGGCGAAGGGTTTCGTGCGCCCGGGCGGCGAGTTGCTTTATGTCACCTGCTCCGTTCTGCCTGAGGAGAACGAACAGCAGGTCCGGCGTTTCTGCGAGGAAAATCCTGAATTTGTCATTGGTTCGGCTCTGGAGCGCTGGCAGACGACTTTCGGTGCAAATGCGAACAAACCGCATTCCTCCGACGGAAAGACAGTGACGCTGACACCTGCAACCACAGATACGGACGGTTTCTTCTTCTGCTTGATGAAACGCAAAGCATAA
- the queG gene encoding tRNA epoxyqueuosine(34) reductase QueG, whose product MDVASDKQRIRARKLTDFVRQEALSLGFDLCRITTPDSIPLAPERLRLFLEKGYHGTMAWMEETEARRAEPKTLWGDVRSIVMFGLNYGPEEDPRGLLSKPDKAAISVYARNRDYHDIIKGRLKEIATRFAARAGEDVKVFVDTAPVMEKPLAAAAGLGWQGKHTNLVSRTHGSWLFLGSMFTTAELCLDEAEKDHCGSCRACLDACPTAAFPAPYQLDARRCISYLTIEHKGPIPHEFRPMIGNRIYGCDDCLAACPWNKFAASASEMKLQAREDLKEPSISFLLTLDDAAFRSFFSGSPVKRIGRNRFIRNVLIAAGNSADRQFVEQCKALAETDPSPEVRGMAAWALSHLMDREEFRTYSATRAPESDPEAAMEWQLAEA is encoded by the coding sequence ATCACCACACCGGACAGCATTCCGCTGGCGCCGGAACGGCTGAGGCTGTTTCTCGAGAAGGGTTACCACGGCACGATGGCGTGGATGGAAGAAACGGAGGCTCGCCGGGCTGAGCCGAAAACGCTGTGGGGCGATGTGCGCTCCATCGTCATGTTCGGCCTCAATTATGGCCCGGAGGAAGACCCGCGCGGCCTGCTTTCCAAACCGGACAAGGCGGCCATTTCGGTCTATGCCCGCAATCGCGATTATCACGACATCATCAAGGGCCGGTTGAAAGAGATTGCCACCCGCTTTGCCGCACGCGCCGGTGAGGATGTGAAGGTCTTTGTCGATACCGCGCCGGTGATGGAAAAACCGCTTGCCGCCGCCGCCGGGCTTGGCTGGCAGGGCAAACATACCAATCTGGTCAGCCGCACCCACGGCTCATGGCTGTTTCTTGGCAGCATGTTCACCACCGCCGAGCTCTGTCTTGATGAGGCCGAAAAGGATCATTGCGGCTCCTGCCGCGCCTGTCTCGATGCCTGTCCGACGGCCGCCTTCCCCGCTCCCTATCAGCTAGATGCGCGCCGCTGCATCTCCTACCTCACCATCGAACACAAGGGGCCGATCCCGCACGAATTCCGGCCGATGATTGGCAACCGCATCTATGGCTGCGACGATTGCCTTGCCGCCTGCCCGTGGAACAAGTTTGCGGCAAGCGCCTCCGAGATGAAATTGCAGGCGCGCGAGGATCTGAAGGAACCTTCCATTTCCTTCTTGCTGACGCTCGACGATGCCGCCTTCCGCAGCTTTTTCAGCGGCTCCCCGGTCAAGCGCATCGGTCGCAACCGGTTTATCCGCAATGTGCTGATCGCGGCGGGAAACTCCGCCGACCGGCAATTCGTGGAACAATGCAAGGCACTTGCCGAAACCGACCCTTCGCCGGAGGTGCGTGGTATGGCCGCATGGGCTTTGTCGCATCTTATGGACAGGGAGGAATTCCGTACTTACTCTGCCACCCGTGCGCCGGAATCTGACCCGGAGGCGGCAATGGAATGGCAACTGGCAGAGGCGTGA
- a CDS encoding septal ring lytic transglycosylase RlpA family protein has protein sequence MLNIRRITFTAATIAACSIIAPLQANAANGCGGASWYALTSKTASGERMNAANLTAAHRSLRFGTKVKVTNARNGKAVVVRINDRGPFIKGRVLDLSKAAAKNIGMISSGTAKVCYEIVKAD, from the coding sequence TTGTTGAATATCCGTCGTATAACTTTCACCGCTGCAACTATAGCCGCCTGTTCCATCATCGCGCCTCTTCAGGCGAATGCGGCAAATGGTTGTGGAGGCGCATCGTGGTATGCGTTGACCTCCAAGACTGCTTCGGGCGAGCGTATGAACGCCGCCAACCTGACCGCCGCTCACCGCTCGCTGCGGTTCGGCACCAAGGTCAAGGTAACCAACGCGCGCAACGGCAAAGCCGTGGTGGTGCGCATCAATGACCGCGGTCCGTTCATCAAGGGTCGCGTTCTCGATCTTTCCAAGGCTGCCGCCAAAAACATCGGCATGATCAGTTCCGGCACCGCCAAGGTCTGCTACGAGATCGTCAAGGCCGATTGA
- a CDS encoding SDR family oxidoreductase yields the protein MHVMIFGAGYSGKAIANALKSAADTISGTTRSENKFPNLETTGMTPFLFDGVHLNDDLIAAMGNITHLVQSIAPGGQGDPLLALLGSDLKRFLPKLQWMAYLSTVGVYGDHDGAWVNEESPCRPVSARSVERVAAETAWAAAAEKTNVPLVTLRLSGIYGPGRNTFMNFEKGTARRLVKKDQVFNRIRVEDIGAALAFLASKNERGIFNVTDNEPCPPQDVVSFAATLMGVEPPPEQAFETADLTPMARSFYGENKRVSNAKIRSLGFNFDFPEYKISLTQLWESGLWRG from the coding sequence ATGCATGTGATGATTTTCGGCGCGGGATATTCGGGAAAAGCCATCGCAAACGCACTGAAATCCGCGGCTGATACTATTTCCGGTACAACGCGCAGTGAGAATAAGTTCCCGAACCTCGAAACCACAGGCATGACGCCATTCCTTTTTGATGGCGTTCATCTTAATGACGATCTCATCGCCGCGATGGGCAATATCACACATCTCGTCCAGTCCATTGCGCCTGGCGGGCAAGGCGATCCGCTGCTGGCGCTGTTGGGCAGCGATCTGAAACGGTTCCTGCCGAAGCTGCAATGGATGGCTTATCTCTCCACCGTCGGCGTTTATGGCGACCATGACGGCGCATGGGTGAATGAGGAGAGCCCCTGCCGCCCGGTCTCCGCCCGTTCCGTGGAGCGGGTGGCCGCTGAAACCGCCTGGGCGGCAGCTGCCGAAAAAACAAATGTGCCGCTTGTCACCCTTCGTCTGTCCGGAATTTATGGCCCCGGACGCAATACCTTCATGAATTTCGAGAAGGGAACGGCACGCAGACTGGTAAAGAAAGATCAGGTGTTCAATCGCATCCGGGTCGAGGATATTGGTGCGGCACTTGCCTTTCTGGCGAGCAAGAATGAACGCGGCATCTTCAACGTCACCGATAACGAACCCTGCCCGCCGCAGGATGTGGTGAGCTTCGCCGCCACGTTGATGGGTGTGGAGCCGCCGCCCGAACAGGCATTCGAAACCGCCGATCTGACCCCTATGGCGCGCTCCTTCTACGGCGAGAACAAGCGTGTTTCCAACGCTAAAATACGCAGCCTCGGCTTCAATTTCGACTTTCCGGAGTACAAAATCTCGCTGACGCAGTTGTGGGAATCCGGCCTCTGGCGGGGCTGA